From Fusarium musae strain F31 chromosome 8, whole genome shotgun sequence:
GTCAACAAGGTTTGGCCTGTCATTGAGAAGGATCTTGCATACACCGTCAAGTTCTGGAACAGAACCGGCTACGATCTTTGGGAGGAGGTTAACGGATCTTCGTTCTTCACCCTCTCTGCTTCACATCGTGCTCTGGTTGAGGGAGCTGCTCTTGCtaagaagcttggcaagTCTTGCTCCGACTGCGCAACCAACGCCCCCCGTGTTCTCTGCTTCATGCAAAGCTTCTGGACCGGCAGCTACATCGACTCGAACATCAATGTCAACGATGGCCGcaagggtcttgatgccAACTCCATTCTGTCCTCTATTCACACCTTTGATCCTTCTTCGAAGTGCACAGACTCTACCTTCCagccttgttcttcaaggGCTCTTGCGAACCACAAGGCAGTAGTGGACTCTTTCCGCTCCATCTATGGCGTCAACAAAAACAGAGGTAAAGGtaaagctgctgctgtcggtCGATACAGTGAGGATGTGTACTACGACGGTAACCCTTGGTACTTGGCTACTCTTGCTGCTGCCGAGCAACTGTACGCTGCTGTCTATCAATGGAACAAGATCGGTTCCATCACAGTTGATAGTGTGTCGCTCCCCTTTTTCAGTGACCTTGTACCAAAGGTTTCCAAGGAGACCTATCGCAAGAACAGCAAGACATACAAGGCTATTATCAAGGCTGTCACTTCATACGCTGATGGCTTTGTCGCCGTTGTGCAGACCTATACTCCCAAAGATGGCTCCCTCGCAGAGCAGTTCGATAAGTCTACTGGAACTCCCAAGTCAGCTGTTCACCTAACCTGGTCCTACGCCTCCTTTGTCGGTGCTGCCGAGCGTCGTACTGGCGTCGTTCCTCCAGCTTGGGGCGAGAGCAACGCCAACAAGGTGCCTGCTGTTTGCGAAGCAGCTCCAGCCTGCGACACCACCATCACGTTCAATGTGAAGAACGTTGATGTCACGTCGGACCAGAAGGTTTACATTGTTGGCGGGATCACTCAACTTTCCAACTGGGCCCCTGCTGACGGTATTGCGCTTGAGGAATCCACGAGCACCAAGGGCTTGTGGACTGTGAAGGTCAAGATTCCATCTGATACCAGCTTTGagtataagtatataaagaagaCGAGTGATGGAACTGTTACATGGGAGAGTGACCCCAATAACAGTGCGGCGACGGGCAGCAAGTGCGGAAGCAGCAGTACCATCAACGATGAGTGGAGGTAGAAGTTGGTGTGATGAAAGTTGTAAATAGTTTTTGTTTAAAGTTTGACAGATGTAAATGGTTCtacgataagataagagcCAAAATAATGCTCCGGTTCGATCTTGTTATATTGACTGGTCACAATTACCTTGTTACTACTGGTATCCTTTCCCTCATCACAATAACATAAGATGACGCATCTCATGTTTAGCCCCGCGGAGGAAGATTGCACGATCTTGATATCTTCAGTGTTGAGTTCGTCAAGCTGTTGGACGACTCAACGACTGTTACGGCTACTCGGCACTTTGAGTTTGTGATCTATCGCTTGTCAAGAGTATCGCAGACGGTATCAGTAGAAAGTGGCCTAAAAATGCGCGTCCCAGACCCAGTTGCAGCATATCAACGATTTGCGAATTGCTGCATGCCATCTGCAATTACATCTGAAGGATTCGAAGCGAAAGCTTATAGCCACAGGCTCACACAAGTGCATGCAAACAATCCTGTATTCATTAAGCATAGATAAAGGAAGTATAACCCATAAAAAGACCCAGTGTTCAAAACTTCAACGCAACGTCTATCCTCGAGTTTTGCAGTTGGTACAGTAGTCCATAATGACAGTACATGAGTTGGAAAGGCGTATATGTCCGCAGATATCAACCCCGTCATTCTCCTTAGCACTCTCGCGACTAGAAAACCCTCTGTTAGCATGGATCAGATCCCCAGGGGACTTTAGCTTACGCTTCTTTGATGTCAGAACCTTTCATGCCAATACCGTAATCGTCACACTCAAATTTGGCAATGCATGCCGCTTGGCCGAAGGATGCTGCAACAAGGATACCTTTGGTTGAGCGGCTGTAGCGAGAAGCATAGTCACTGTAAATGGTATCATCCTCAAACTTACTGATTGCTCTGTCGCAAGCTTCACGAAGACCTTTCTTGGACAGACCATCACCAGTGCCGCATTGTCCACCCCCATCATTATCTACAGCCGTCTGACTTGGCAATGGAGTAGACACTGTCGAAGGTTCACCTACGCCGACTGACTGGGTGATCTTTGTGATGCCTGGGATGTTGATATAATCGAGTACGTAAGCTGACCAGACCAAGACCGTCCCGTCTgtcgtggtggtgatgggttGCTGGATAGGTTCATCGGTGATGGGACCAGTCTCAGGTGCTTCAGTGATTTGTGATGGGAATTCTGTGTATGCGGTGCACTGGTCGTCAACCAAGCTAGTCGTTGCGTAGTAACCCTCACCCCTGACGGTAGTTGAGCACTGGCAATATGGCGTCTCAACTGCAGGGCCGCCGTGGATGACACATGGGAAGTAGGTGCGAGTCGCCTCTTCATCGGTAGATACTGGCATGCCAGTAGTATCGCTAGTGCCTCTGGTCTTGGTCATCAACGTGCTGGGGACTGTTGTGACTGAGTATGTATCAGAGGCTGTTGTGAGAGTGGCAGTTGCTTCTGTACTCGAAGTCAAACTATCAGAGTAAGTAGTCGTAGAATCCTCAGAGGTGGCGGTAGAGACTGCTTCTTTATCGGTCAGACTAGTCATGGTTGACTCCTCTATCGTGGTTGAACCAGAAACAGTGGCTGTTTCAGTATCATtccaaccatcatcatcaccaaagatCTCCGCCCATTGCGCTTCCAGAATTGCGACTATCTCTGGATCAACATCAGCGGTGTAAGCATCCTCTGGAATGACAACGGCGGGATTGGTGTTTGGAACGCCAGCCCAAATGAACTCCGATGTCAAAGTCACGGTTTCTGTGGCTTGTGTCTTCGTGGCACAGCTGACGATTGTTGGACAGTCGCCAAACTCGGTCCTAAGCAGTATAGTCAGTTACCTACTAATGTGTCTGAGAAATACGCTTATACATACATAATTTGGGTTCCGTCTGAGGTCATGTATGAGATGGTCTTTGTACAGTCTGGCTGTGTTGCGGCTGTGCATTCGTCGGAAGTTGTTTCCTCggaagtggtggtggtggcggcgGAAGTTGGCTCTTGAGTGGTTGAAAGTACTGTAGATTGGGCTGCAGACCTGTCACCTTCCTTAGTTGAggcgtcatcatcgtcgtcattgtCATTGTCGTCTTCATTCTTGTCCCCAGGCTCATTCTCTGGGACAGGGTTGGCCGTCGGAGCAGGAGGTTTTGCTACGCCGCCACCTCCCTTACCGTCATGCAACTTCCAATACCAGCCGAAGGGAAAGATAACAATGGCAGCGCCATTGTCATCAGTGGTGGTAGTGGTGCCAGTGGACGAGATGTAGTCTTTATTCTGCTCAGGAACATATGTTGCCACTGTCCCATCCGTCCCTGTGACAATGCCATCTTCCGAGGTCACAGTCGAGGAGGCCTGGCCACCCGTGGTTATCGGTTGCTGGGGAGATCCTGACGTCTTCTCACTGACTAGAGACTTGCGGTCGGACTTTGTGACTCCATCTGGTTTCTCGACAGTGGTCGTGAGCTGGAAGGTGTCTGTCGAGTATGTCGGAGCTGTTAGACTTTCCAACCCGGTAGCATCAGATTCAGTTGCTGATTGGAAACTCTCATAGGTTTTAGAAGTTTCATCGGATGGGGTAACGGCTTTAGAAGGCTGGCCTGTAGTCTCCAGATCACCCTCCGATCGGTCTGTAGTAGGTGTTGATTCATATGTGCCAGTGCTTTCTTCTGACAATGTCGTGAACGATGAAGCTGTAAGATCTTTGGAATATTGCGAGGCTTCGCTTGGAAAAGTTTCCGTCTCGATAGCAGTATTGGGTATCTTAGATTCGGCTTCACCTCTTGAGGTACCAGAGGTACCCGACAAAGTCATTGATGTCGGACGAAGTGAGATCTCTGTAGTGCTTGGCTCAGTGGCCGTACCACTACCGTCGTGTAAGGGTATATCAGGATCAATCGTGGTGCCAGTGGATGGCTCAGTGGCAGCTGGGTTCTCTAAAGACGACTGATATGTAGTTCTGCGAAAAGACTGAATGACTGAAGGAGTGACGGGAAATAAACCTGTCCAGTCGACCTCAACCGGAGTGACAGCAGTACTTCCGCCTCCAGGTGATGAGACAGAGATAATCCTAGTTGGATGACTGGGAGGATCAGAGGCTCCATCCCCAACGCTATTATCTGTAGCGGCATCTGTACTGATGCCAGATCTCTCTCGCGAGTAAAGCGTAGTGGCTTCAACTAATTGACGCGTTGAAGTTGGGAGAAGGAGTCGAATGGAACTTCCAACAGTACTACCATTGCCGGGCAGAATAGTGCTGGGCAAACTTGTGGCAGCTGGTGGCACCTCAACAGCTTGAGGATACCTCTTGAGCAGATGAGTATCACCAAGAAGATTGGCCTGACAGATTCCTGCCAAAAGACTGAAAGAGATTGCGCCTACGTTCCAGAACGAGGGCATGCTGAGAAAACGAGTCACAGTAAGACAATAGGAAAACTTTGAGCGGTTGGATTTAAGTCAGTGATTAAGAAAAGCAAAAGACTATATTAGGGTAAGAGAATGAATGAGTAGAATCTGAGTGTTCAAAACATGCGGACTTGGGGATCGTAGGATACCAGATACAGCACCATGCTAACAGGGCATTATGACTCAAAAGACAAGCCAACGACGATCTGACCAACACGCCAATGTTAAGCCAATCTATTCGAGAAATCCACAAGTTTCGTGCTTAGATTACGCGGAGCGTAACGCGCAATGTAACTCAACCCTGTTGACCAATGCTAATGAGGATTTGCAATGTATTTGTGGACCGTTGTTGGTTCCAACAACTTTGCAAGTCCTTTTGATATCAGCGCTCCAGGCAGTCAACCGTGCGAAATATTTGAAACAGAAGAACATGCACACTATAATCAACTCAACGGGGATATTAGCGCTTTGATCTGGCCCCTGCATAAGTCATCAGGTCACAATGCAACGCTTACAGGGTTGTCGACTAACGACTAAggaccaacaaccaacaaccaacaaccaacagacTCAATATTAGCCTTTTAGATATCCCAGGACCTACAGGTCTGGCACAAGATCAGTAGATATGTCTTCTTCTACCACGAAGCTTCTGGACTTTCGCTCATACTCTGCATTTCCAACTCTTCTTGTCATAAGTCACCTTCGTTCATAGAGAGCTTCGAACAGCAGTCATTTCCGAGTTTTGTTCAAGTAATCACTTCACTGTCTGTTTCTTTACTGTATTTTCTTCATTGGTGGTATAAACTACCTTCCTACTGTTTAACGATATGACAATCCTCGGCCACCTCTGGTTCTTGCTCTGGATGCTCGCTGTACCCATCTCCGCTGCCGAAGCGATTCGAACCACTTCGGTAGGGGATTCCGTTGCTACAAGCACTAGTAttctcaagatctgggaTGTGGACAAAAGTTGCAATGAAGAGCTTAAGTACATGGAGGATTCCATGAGTATTGCTCTCGATATTGTCACCGCCGCTCACTCTGCTCTCAAATTCATGAAAGAGCAGTTACCGAATAAAGAGAAAGATGAGAACCGGTAACAGCGCTGGTCGACCATCTACAAGTCCATTCAAATTTTTTTTTGGGTTTATGACTAGTGAGCAACCCAATTATCTCAATGAGCTCATAGGTAAACTTCGACGACGTTGTCATGGCATGACATTTATAACTAACAAGTTTCAAGATCTCTTTGAAAAGATGGAAAGGGTCATTCTCAGTCAAGAAAACGATCCCCCAAAAGGATACGTCAAAAGGCTAAGCAAGCTGCCGAATGCCAAACCCATGATGATGTGTCGAGATGAAGCCGGTGAGGATAAATGGAAGTGGtatgatgttgacgatgtaCTCCCTGGCCAACAAGTGTCAATAGCGAATATGCCTGGCTTTACTAAGTTTGCTTTTGATAATTACGGGGCGTGGGTCTATGGTCCCCGATTCACTTGGAAGGTCATCGAGAGGGAGGAGCCGATCCTCTGCGGGCCAGGCACGGCGGCCGCTGTCGCGTGGGACAAGGACCTGATGATATTCTGTCATCAGCTCTTCACAGCTGAGGCTAAAGCCAAGAAGTCTCCGAGGGAGTTCAGAGAGTCTGGTATTGTCGCTGGAGAAACGTTGGGCGAATATGCTACGCATCTGTCGACCATCATGGTTCACGAACTTACTCATTGGTTTGGTGGCATCACTACAAATGGTGATCCCGGTAAGATGAGATACATCACTGTCTTGTTCAGGAAAATGTAACTGACACAAAGTAGTAATAGATGACCAAACGGCTTTGGATGATAAAGGTAGGCCACTCTATGAGATCGGAGAAGAGGTACGTGGTCGACGCCCGGAGCCGTCACGAAAGGAGGCCAAGGCACTGGGCTGGAAGCGTGTCAAGGCATGTAAGTTGTTCGAAGCATGATTTGGATCCGAGCCATTGAACTGACATGAGTGAACACTGTTTCAGATGGCGTTAAACACATTTGTAACCTGGCAATATGCGACAAGAAACGCTACACAGACCACTGTGGTCCGGAGAAAGCGACTAAAAATGCCGATTCTTTGGCGTTATTCGCTCTGGCAATGTAAGTTTTGTTTGTCATAGAAGGAGAATAACGTCCGCCATGCTAACACCATTGAAGGTACTATGATAAGTGGGATTGGAGTTCTGGTGCTCGTGCAAAAGAGCCAGGGTCTAAAAAGAGGCCAAAAGAGGGCGGAGGAGAGAATTCACGACAAGACGACTAACTTGTAAAACAAACGATCACAAAATGTCAAAGATATACCCGCCCTCTCTTCGATGCTCTCGAGACTTTACTcagttatttttaaactcTCTGGCTGTGTTTTTGGATGTGATGTCAGATCAGACAGGATAATACAAGGCTGGCTAGTACATACTGGGCCTCAGTGTCTCAGCGCCCTGTGATCAGCAGATCGCCCCGCTTTTGCTAGGCGCCAGCCAGTATGTCTGAAACAAACCAATGTAACATCAgtcaccaacaaccaacaaccaacaaccaacacttCTATCATGGCAACCCCAACTCTGTCCGTGAGATTTTCCaactcttctctctcatcatctcacatACGTACCAAGTCGCTAAACAATGGATTACGGACCGCGGCCACCGAACAGgccaaagatggagaagTGGTGGAACGAGCATTGCGAAGGTCAAGCCAAACAGCTTCCAATTCTACCTAACCCTCGACCCCGCGCTTTGACGCCGAGTCTGACTCCAGGTGAGGATGGTATATCCAGTTCAGCACCCATACCACTCTACCAAAAGTCCTGTTTCTGGCTCAAGGTTCCACCCAATATCCGAAGAGATATTCTGCGACTTGCCTTTGGAGATACACGTCTTCATATTTACCTGCATTATCACTATCGCAATGCCCCCCCAGACCCAGGCTCCAAATATCACTGCAGATTAGTTACAGAGCCCGAGAGTTGGGGCAACAAGCGTTTTCCGGTGACCGATCAAAGCCAGGCAGAGGGATGGCAGTGGCGGGGCTCTAGATGCCATCGTTATCCCCCCAACATGGCGAAAGACCCAGGCCCAATGACTCACCGTGGTTTGAAAGGCCCGTGGGATGACTACTGCTGTAATGGCGGTGATCCGGATATCTGTGAAGCTTGGAGGGACGAAGAAGGCTCTTCTGCGTGCAATATCGGCGTCATGGGTTGGCTCTTATCATGTAGGCAGAAGTAAGCGGCGCTCTCATTTGTTCTGGAACCTATCATTTGTTATAGCGCTGACAGATAACCGCAGCTACATGGAGACGGTTGAAGTCTTGTACTCCACCAACACACTGATGCTGGGTGAAGTATGCATGGTCGAGCATCTTCCCTTCCTTATCACCCCTCAGCGATTTGAGATGATGACTTCTCTGGAAATCACCTGGTCGCTGAAAACACACTACACCGCCAATCAGGACtatgatgatatggatgagAGCCACCTGAGACTTGTATTCGATCTTCTATCGCCTTCAAAATTCCCTGCGCTCCGTCGACTTTACATATGGTTCGCCAAAGACCGGCCATGTTGGCTTAATATCAATGGCATTGAGACATATCAGAAAATCATCTTGGAACAATTGGACCTTTTTGTAAAGGAAAGAACCAATCTACAAGAATGCGGATTTGCACTCCCTCGATGCTTCTTCAAAAGGATACTCGCTGCCGCTAGAGGTATTACTCTAGACAAAGTGGAAGAATGGGAACTGCTCCCCGTAGTTCCTCCTCATGGACAAGTCTGGCGAGATGTTAATGGAGACATGACTGTTTTACAGCTGCCATACGTAGACAGCTACCCAAAAGCTCCATATCACATCCCCGCGAGGGATGTTCAGGTTGCAGGATATTGGATCCTCGAATCATCTTACGACGATCTGCCCACTTATCGCAGGACtagccctcctcctccatgttTCTGTCCCGCCAGCACTTCACCATACCAACATAGAGCCTTACACCGCGATCGATCACGAGACAATTCACAGTCACCACCGTACAGTCCTAGGTCGCCACATTACAGTCCTTTGTCTCCCGGATTCAGTCCCACATCACCAGCCGGCTCCGATCAACCTTGCGTCTTTGAGATAGATGACATATAGAAGTGAATAACGGAATACTTGCTTCAATGGGCTTATCTACCTACCAAGTACTCAAATCATATTTTGCATAGACACATTCACGATTGTGGCAATAACTACTTTATCTTGAGTATTgatagttattaattactttatatttaaaacctttataacttatttagtaaagctttatttaactaaaaacctagtcttaattataattaaatctttaataaataagcttttttacctaatattacctaattatttaactttttcttttattacttactacttaacttattattaaaaataataataatttatccttttttatagatctattatattatatatctaggcctagtttactattattaattaaattatattatttttattattttataatattactttttatttataaataatatctttttaataattatataatttaatactataaatatatatattaaaaataaaataaataagatttataaagactttatttttaatatagctttttaaaatattattataaaaacttttatagctattattattattaagtttttaatattttttataatataaccttataatattatataatataaaatatattaaaaaatataaaagtaatataagctatttattaattatttattatataattataataaaagttattttaaaaatattattttaaattaatagatttacttttaataaataacttattttatatatattttatatactttaatttaattatttttataaataagtaatagctatttatttatatatttttaaagttagttattaaactatctagctttttaactaaaagtaaaactttaggtaattataagggtaataagtatattacctatatatatttattaatatcctttacctttatagcctaggagctaaagccttttttaaaacctgaaccttaCTGCAGATAGTTATTAATCTTCTTCTAGAAGTCAAAAGTCTAACGATCTCCTGTTGGAATAATAATGGTTCTGCGTCATGACTCATGGATGACCAGGCTTTCAAGCATTCCATTGTGTTCCAAATCTGCCAGTATTGCGAGAGATTTCCTTGTAGATAGGTTCCCATATCTCTTGCTCAACTTCCATGTACTTGTCAAAGAATTTC
This genomic window contains:
- a CDS encoding hypothetical protein (EggNog:ENOG41~antiSMASH:Cluster_8.1), which translates into the protein MTILGHLWFLLWMLAVPISAAEAIRTTSVGDSVATSTSILKIWDVDKSCNEELKYMEDSMSIALDIVTAAHSALKFMKEQLPNKEKDENRVILSQENDPPKGYVKRLSKLPNAKPMMMCRDEAGEDKWKWYDVDDVLPGQQVSIANMPGFTKFAFDNYGAWVYGPRFTWKVIEREEPILCGPGTAAAVAWDKDLMIFCHQLFTAEAKAKKSPREFRESGIVAGETLGEYATHLSTIMVHELTHWFGGITTNGDPDDQTALDDKGRPLYEIGEEVRGRRPEPSRKEAKALGWKRVKAYHCGPEKATKNADSLALFALAMYYDKWDWSSGARAKEPGSKKRPKEGGGENSRQDD
- a CDS encoding hypothetical protein (EggNog:ENOG41~antiSMASH:Cluster_8.1) gives rise to the protein MPSFWNVGAISFSLLAGICQANLLGDTHLLKRYPQAVEVPPAATSLPSTILPGNGSTVGSSIRLLLPTSTRQLVEATTLYSRERSGISTDAATDNSVGDGASDPPSHPTRIISVSSPGGGSTAVTPVEVDWTGLFPVTPSVIQSFRRTTYQSSLENPAATEPSTGTTIDPDIPLHDGSGTATEPSTTEISLRPTSMTLSGTSGTSRGEAESKIPNTAIETETFPSEASQYSKDLTASSFTTLSEESTGTYESTPTTDRSEGDLETTGQPSKAVTPSDETSKTYESFQSATESDATGLESLTAPTYSTDTFQLTTTVEKPDGVTKSDRKSLVSEKTSGSPQQPITTGGQASSTVTSEDGIVTGTDGTVATYVPEQNKDYISSTGTTTTTDDNGAAIVIFPFGWYWKLHDGKGGGGVAKPPAPTANPVPENEPGDKNEDDNDNDDDDDASTKEGDRSAAQSTVLSTTQEPTSAATTTTSEETTSDECTAATQPDCTKTISYMTSDGTQIMTEFGDCPTIVSCATKTQATETVTLTSEFIWAGVPNTNPAVVIPEDAYTADVDPEIVAILEAQWAEIFGDDDGWNDTETATVSGSTTIEESTMTSLTDKEAVSTATSEDSTTTYSDSLTSSTEATATLTTASDTYSVTTVPSTLMTKTRGTSDTTGMPVSTDEEATRTYFPCVIHGGPAVETPYCQCSTTVRGEGYYATTSLVDDQCTAYTEFPSQITEAPETGPITDEPIQQPITTTTDGTVLVWSAYVLDYINIPGITKITQSVGVGEPSTVSTPLPSQTAVDNDGGGQCGTGDGLSKKGLREACDRAISKFEDDTIYSDYASRYSRSTKGILVAASFGQAACIAKFECDDYGIGMKGSDIKEA
- a CDS encoding hypothetical protein (CAZy:GH15~EggNog:ENOG41~CAZy:CBM20~antiSMASH:Cluster_8.1) encodes the protein MFTQILYGLTALSALQGQVTASPGGSSLDRFISKEADISIKGVLANIGADGKRAQGAAPGAVVASPSRTDPDYWYTWTRDSALTYKVLVERFIHGDKSLQRKIDEYVSAQAKLQGVTNPSGGPESGGLGEPKFHVNLTAFTGSWGRPQRDGPPLRATALTLYANWLVSHGDRSKAVNKVWPVIEKDLAYTVKFWNRTGYDLWEEVNGSSFFTLSASHRALVEGAALAKKLGKSCSDCATNAPRVLCFMQSFWTGSYIDSNINVNDGRKGLDANSILSSIHTFDPSSKCTDSTFQPCSSRALANHKAVVDSFRSIYGVNKNRGKGKAAAVGRYSEDVYYDGNPWYLATLAAAEQLYAAVYQWNKIGSITVDSVSLPFFSDLVPKVSKETYRKNSKTYKAIIKAVTSYADGFVAVVQTYTPKDGSLAEQFDKSTGTPKSAVHLTWSYASFVGAAERRTGVVPPAWGESNANKVPAVCEAAPACDTTITFNVKNVDVTSDQKVYIVGGITQLSNWAPADGIALEESTSTKGLWTVKVKIPSDTSFEYKYIKKTSDGTVTWESDPNNSAATGSKCGSSSTINDEWR